A DNA window from Coffea arabica cultivar ET-39 chromosome 6c, Coffea Arabica ET-39 HiFi, whole genome shotgun sequence contains the following coding sequences:
- the LOC113692155 gene encoding receptor-like protein kinase FERONIA, producing the protein MFTLLVYLCFLFNLLFVVASTGSTPPYTPTDYILINCGLSSNSTSTSVDGRNWDGDVGSKFSPNDMANISIAVNSSVSEVPFSSARIILSRFSYTFPVSLGKKFLRLYFYTTSYSGGLQTTESFFSVTANNYTLLSNFSAHPTVSTELFSLGFVKKEYIINVQDMNQFLNVTFLPSSNSYAFVNGIEIVSIPDNLYMGNNDPLKVVDQDRTAFETLYRLNVGGNAVSVVDDTGMFREWAPDDDFLWGADQGNPLSNDEIALKYTPQAPNYTAPPVVYTTARAMGKFSTRFNLSWNFPVDSGFYYLLRLHFCEINPDLTAAGNERVFIIFIGDRIAEPEADVILWAGGPEVPVFRDYLVFVPNPQDDRQTKQDLFLALHPNLDVKQKYADAILNGLELFKLNNTDGSLDGTNHDPKGNRGKSRVPFAAIGGGAAGGAAMVLIISFLFFRWRWKRGVKDVDKKSASKPSWTPLSTPPRSIKTGASGSSSLRRFLLEEIGSATANFDAKFVIGTGGFGNVYKGYLDNNLTTVAIKRLNPSSRQGAREFQTEIEMLSNLRHLHLVSLIGYCDEKGEMILVYDYMANGTLRDHLYRTDNPPLPWKQRLQICIGAAKGLDYLHAGTRQTIIHRDVKSTNILLDETWVAKVSDFGLSKLGPSGIYSHISTQVKGSFGYIDPEYYTRQQLTDKSDVYSFGVVLYEVLCGRAPIILDLPQEQVNLAEWAKKCYKKGIIHRVVDPDVKGEIAPQCLRIFAETANNCLKDQGIQRPGMDDVVGGLEFALQVQEAAENEGGRPDPFPLHMHGGDVQNMTDDDTDVISESEGDQDSAGKIEMVVLQLGHPRQAVTTSRCDSVFSEILNPTGR; encoded by the coding sequence ATGTTCACTCTTCTTGTATATCTCTGctttctcttcaatttgttGTTCGTCGTCGCTTCCACTGGCAGTACTCCGCCTTACACCCCCACAGATTATATCCTGATCAACTGCGGCTTATCCTCGAATTCAACTTCAACCTCAGTTGATGGCCGGAACTGGGACGGTGACGTGGGCTCAAAATTCTCACCGAACGACATGGCAAATATTTCAATAGCAGTCAACTCCTCAGTTAGCGAAGTCCCTTTTTCAAGCGCCCGAATCATCCTTTCTCGATTCTCTTACACCTTCCCAGTCAGCCTAGGCAAAAAGTTCCTCCGCCTTTACTTCTACACTACCTCGTACTCCGGCGGTCTTCAAACAACTGAGTCATTCTTCAGTGTCACGGCTAATAACTACACCCTTCTCAGTAACTTTAGTGCACATCCCACAGTTTCTACCGAGTTATTCTCACTGGGCTTTGTTAAAAAAGAATATATCATCAACGTTCAGGATATGAATCAATTCCTCAATGTCACCTTTTTGCCCTCTTCAAATTCTTATGCTTTCGTTAATGGAATTGAAATTGTTTCAATCCCAGACAATCTTTACATGGGCAACAATGATCCCCTCAAAGTCGTGGATCAGGACAGGACTGCCTTTGAAACTCTTTATAGACTCAACGTAGGAGGTAATGCTGTTTCTGTGGTGGACGATACTGGGATGTTCCGGGAATGGGCTCCAGATGACGATTTCCTCTGGGGCGCAGATCAAGGAAATCCATTGAGCAATGATGAAATTGCCCTCAAGTACACTCCACAGGCCCCAAATTACACCGCGCCCCCAGTAGTTTATACTACTGCCAGGGCGATGGGAAAGTTCAGCACCCGCTTCAACTTGAGCTGGAATTTTCCTGTTGATTCTGGGTTTTATTATCTCCTGAGGTTGCATTTTTGCGAGATTAATCCCGACTTGACTGCAGCGGGGAACGAACGGGTGTTCATAATATTTATCGGTGATAGAATAGCTGAGCCAGAAGCTGATGTTATACTTTGGGCAGGCGGCCCAGAAGTCCCGGTATTCAGAGACTACCTCGTGTTCGTTCCAAACCCACAAGACGATCGCCAGACCAAGCAAGACTTGTTTCTTGCTCTGCATCCGAATCTTGATGTCAAACAAAAGTATGCTGATGCAATCTTGAATGGCTTAGAATTGTTCAAATTGAATAACACCGACGGCAGTCTTGACGGGACCAATCATGATCCCAAGGGGAATCGTGGAAAATCTCGAGTACCTTTTGCTGCCATTGGAGGAGGGGCAGCAGGAGGGGCTGCCATGGTTTTAATCAttagtttcttgtttttccGGTGGCGATGGAAGAGAGGGGTAAAAGACGTGGACAAGAAAAGTGCTTCAAAGCCATCTTGGACCCCACTTTCAACCCCGCCAAGGTCAATAAAGACTGGAGCATCAGGTTCATCGTCGCTTAGGAgatttttgttggaggagattggATCCGCTACGGCCAACTTTGATGCCAAGTTTGTGATTGGGACTGGAGGATTTGGAAACGTGTACAAAGGGTACCTAGACAACAATCTAACAACGGTTGCGATAAAGCGATTAAATCCTTCATCAAGACAGGGTGCCCGCGAATTCCAAACCGAGATCGAGATGCTATCAAATTTAAGACATCTTCATTTGGTTTCCTTGATAGGCTACTGTGATGAAAAGGGCGAGATGATCTTGGTTTACGATTATATGGCTAATGGAACCCTCCGCGATCATCTCTATAGAACAGACAATCCACCGCTCCCATGGAAACAACGCCTTCAAATCTGCATTGGCGCCGCCAAAGGGTTGGATTATCTCCACGCGGGCACCAGGCAGACTATCATTCACCGCGATGTCAAGTCAACCAACATATTATTGGACGAGACATGGGTGGCCAAAGTTTCGGATTTCGGATTATCCAAACTTGGTCCAAGTGGGATTTACAGCCATATCAGCACGCAGGTCAAGGGGAGTTTTGGCTACATAGATCCGGAGTACTACACGAGACAGCAATTGACGGACAAGTCCGATGTGTACTCATTCGGGGTGGTTTTGTATGAAGTTTTGTGTGGTCGGGCACCTATTATTCTAGACTTACCCCAGGAGCAGGTGAATTTGGCTGAATGGGCCAAGAAGTGTTACAAAAAAGGGATTATCCATCGAGTCGTGGACCCAGATGTGAAGGGCGAGATTGCTCCCCAATGTTTGAGGATTTTTGCTGAAACAGCCAATAATTGTTTGAAAGATCAAGGGATTCAACGACCGGGAATGGATGATGTAGTTGGTGGCCTTGAATTTGCATTGCAAGTCCAGGAGGCAGCTGAAAATGAGGGTGGTCGACCTGATCCATTTCCCTTGCATATGCATGGAGGAGATGTGCAAAATATGACCGATGATGATACAGATGTGATTTCTGAATCAGAAGGCGATCAAGATTCTGCTGGCAAGATTGAGATGGTGGTATTACAACTTGGACATCCACGGCAAGCAGTGACAACTTCAAGGTGTGACagtgttttctctgagattctGAATCCCACTGGACGGTAA